The Schistocerca piceifrons isolate TAMUIC-IGC-003096 chromosome 5, iqSchPice1.1, whole genome shotgun sequence DNA segment TTCAGGTGTTTCAAGATTCACGTCATCACCTCCACTGCCATTATTGTCAGTTGAAGCTGGTCCAGTTCCTTGATCACGACCATATTGTTGGAACACATCAGCAATAATATCCTTGCCCTGTAGTTCTCACATAAGATGAGATTATCATTAAAATGTACAAAACTGTCGAAACCTGCACCATTCAGCACAGTTAGCTCATTACAGAAATGACTTCACCATCACAAGCGTCGTCGGCGTCATCATCATTGATGGCAGTCTCTTCCGGATGGCTTGTAGTAAGTTAATAGAGAGGTTTTCATTTTTTACATCAGTCAGTGCTATTAAAAGTTGAACCAGTTTTCTTCTATAATGTGCTTTGAAATTTGCACCAATGCCCAAATCAAGCAGCTTTTTCTACTTTTAGTACACTAGTACAATTTGGAGGGAAAAATTCCACTATCATTTCCCAAAACTACTCGGTGTGGATGTGCTGCACATCGATCCTGGAGACAAAGGCTCCTCCTCTTTTTCATTATAATGTCCAGCTTTTTTAACCATTGTTTCATTAAAATTATAATCATCcaagaacttttattgaatttgtaTTCCGTAGGTTTCATCTTCACACGTCAGCAACATCTCAGATCCCTATACATTTTTCTATCACACATGGGGGAAGGTTGTCGGATCCTTTTGTTTTCATGGGTCACTCCCTTCAGCTAATGTTTTACTAGGAAGCAGACTGTATAATAGACCAGTCTCCTCACAGTATTAGATGTTTTAAGACTGATAATCCCTTAAGATACCCAGCAGAACCTAATCAATCCAGTGTTCCACCGAGACACTGTCCATAGTTTCAATTCACCAGAATTTGTTCTCCCTGTGATTCCATGATGATCTTTAAATCTTTGTAATCATCATCATGGATGAAGCCTTGAAATCAGCAGTGATGTTTCTACTTCTAGCTAAATCCAATCGCCATTGCTTTTAACATGTCACCACTGATTGGTGGAGCTACAGCGCACTTTTTGCTGGAACCATGTAAAAAACATCTTTTCCAAATCTACATAATTCCCTTCTTGCTGATGGCTGCATTTTGTTGATTTTGCATCTAATTTTAAAAACTCATTCAAAAAGTGGTTTCTTTTGCTGATGACTGTACATAGTGTTGTATAGGCAATTCGAAAGCCTGAAgcaatttcatattttgttttgTGTGGATTAGTATGCACTTCTCATATGAATTTTACTTCCTGATCTATTATGTACCTCTTCCTTTTTATGTTCTCCATGGCTGATCAAACGCGACAATGTTAGAACcactgttgaaaaataaatatctgCCGGCAACTTTTAACTTCTTGACTGTTACCATGAAAGAGATTCTCATATTGAAAAACACCAgtgccaggagtgtatgtttccatAACACCCACTCTAGTTAACCGTTTCTCTGTCCCTCATTTGCATATGTCAACAAAGGTAAGGAAAATATCAGAGGGCTTCTTTTCAAACAACAATGCTCATTACAATTATGCAAAACTCAATTTATTTCACCAGAAATTGTTACATATAACAGTGAATGATGTAAAGACGCATTAAATATATATAAAGtttaattaaatcaaacaatggaaaatccaagatggaatgtaacagtattatgagaaggtacgttgctactcaccatatagcagaggtgcggAGTCGCAGGtagacaacaaaaagactctcacaattatagctttcagccattaaggccttcgtcaacaacagacacacatacgtgcacacacacacacacacacacacacaaacgcaactcacactcatgactgcagtctcagacaactcaAACCACAGactgcagtggtgtgtgtgtgtgtgtgtgtgtgtgtgtgtgtgtgtgtgtgagagagagagagagaaaattgcgtttgcatgagtgtgtgggcatgtgcgtatgtgtgtctattgttgacgaaggccttaatggctgaaagctataactgtgagagtgcttttgctgtgcctatctgtgactcagcatctccactatatggtgagtaataactttccttctcataatattgttaaagtttaattaacacatttttaaattatattttgttggcaccgacaaAACTTTACTTATAAATAAGATCTACACAGAACAGAGTTATGTATGAACCAGGTTCAATTGCATGTGAAACACTGTGTATCCAAATGTGCAGTCAGCTGTCATACTGCAGTAACTGGCAATATTGCATTGTGCACACTATAGGTGCATCAACGTCTGCAAAATTCAGTGTTTTACCTGAATTAGTTGCTGATCCTGAACCCTTGTGTATAtctattggaggaggaggaggaggaggaggaggaggaggagaggtgaCAGTATTACCTCAGGTTCTaaatctatggaacaaatatttctAAAATCCACTTCACAGAAACGAGTCATTCCTCAAACACTGTGCAGTAAAAACATTGTCAGTTTGGTTGGGTATACAGAAACTTATCTTCCACATGGTATCATTTAGGAAAACCATCTTTAAATTAGGACAGCCAATGATCAGTTTGGCCCTTAACCCTCCAAAAATTTGATTCTATTGTTTGTTTTGGGTCCTCTGTGGTTCACTTTCTAAATACAGGATCATTCTCCAATGACTAGGTTTGGAAACAAGAGATACCTCCTACTAATTTTAGACAATCGTAATCATCAAAGTTGGTTGGATAGTTATAATTAAATCCAGCATCTCCAAAATCTACAAAATAATACAGCATTTTTATAAAATCATCATGGTCACAAAGTTCATAGTTTTATTCATAACAAGGCCAAGTGTACACCCAAGTTTTGAGTAAAATTTTAAGTGCCAAAAGTGAACTGtagtgttgattttttttttaatgaaccttTTCCCTTCTCCTCACTTTATGCAAACATGAGTTACCATTCTTCAAATCGCTGCTTTGATTGCATTTAGGTTTTAGTCCTTGGACTATCTAATAGATCATATAGGAATACAAGTAGTAGGTCAGACACACCTGAACTGTTTTTAATTTGTATCAATACCTGAGGTGGCCATCTACTTGGGGTGAATTGCAGTTCAGTTGTTTCTTGCTTTCTGATTCCCAAGTTTTTACTTTAGTTATAGAAAACTATTTCCAATAAAAGACACCTCTTTCCTTACTTCCAAATGTTGATTTATACAAGCAACTAAAAGGAGGAAGAAAACTCTTACACTATATAGAGCActactgttattaaatgtgtaCTCGCCTTTTCTTCAGCAGCTGTAAGTTTTTCTCTTattttccccacctcctcctggTACGCTACCCTCTGGAAAACAACAGTAAATTTTTTAATGCAAAGCTTCTATTGGCATTCAGACAATCATAATTCATTCAAAACTACACTATTTATATGCTGACagtgaaatatttaatttcttgaaCAGAAAAAAGTGCACAAAGTTACATGTCTGCCAAATTCATTTATTATCTCTCATAGCAATCCACTgcaacaataataatttttgtgtAGAAAAACTAAATGTGTTTATATTAAAATTTGAAATATCTCACAGAATTAACATCTTGATAAATAATTTAATCATTTGGTACATGTGAAGTTCTAATGTAATATTGTCACtagatgaagagagagaaaaaaaaaaaaacacagaaaaatttcaaagctaTGGGTATTGGACTAGAAAATGAACACAAATCCCTATCAAGAGCATGCTGAAGAGTGATTACATTTTAGCTTCAAAATTTGCAGTGCATGAACACACTAAAAACAAGCCCAACATTGTTCTACCTCATGCTAcagtcagaccaagagaatctcgtaaggagagggagggagggagggaaggagggagagagggaaggagggagagggagagggagagagagagagagagagagagagagagagagagagagagagagagagagaacaccatGAGAAAACATTCAATAAACTTTTGATATACTCACCATCTTTGACTTTAAATTTTCTAGCTTTTGTTCATATTCTTCACGAATTTCTGCCAGTTTTATCTGCATTTCCTTCTGGAACTGGTTGTTCAGCTTTATATTAAGTTTCTTCTGTTCCAAGACTTCATTTTCTTTCTCAGAAAGCTTTGCTTTTATAGCAGAATGTTCTGATTTTAATGTTGCATAGCTTGTACTAAGATGGTGTGTGTAATTCTCACCCCTTATCTTAAAATTCTGCTCCATTTCTTTCAGTTTGTCTTCTAGCTTAGAGTTCAAAGTTGAAAGTGCTGCATTCTCCTTCCGCAGTATCGAATTTTCATTACTTACTTCCATTAGCtgtttctgaaattctgatttttCACTCTCGCTTACACTCAAAGACAACTTGACAGACAAGAGCTCTTCATTAAGTTGTTGAGTTTTAACTTTGTACACTGAGAGTGTCTTTTCCAAGTCTTCCTTTCGCGCTGCAGTATCGAAACAATGCTGCTTATCCATCTCATCATGATGGGAATTCTTTGGTTCAAGTGAGTCTTCTGGGTTCCAGCCATCATCTTCAGAAGACAGATCACAGCCACTGCAAGGTCTTGTCTTAGGGTTTAATACATTAAGACTGCTACTGCTAGTTAGACTGTCTGGTTTCACATCAAATGTTTCATTACATTTTGTTTCCAAGGACCTACAGCTCTCTAGAACTAATTCCATCTGAGACAACATACCACAAATTCGACTTTCTATAGACTTTAATGTTAATTCAGTCAACGTTATGAAGTCAAAGGAATCTGTGGAACTAGATTCTTCACATTTATCACTAAGAGCATTTTCCATAGAAGACAAGTCAGTGACACAGCCTGGTGCATCTTCAGATGTTTTCATAAATTTCATcttgcttatttttttaaaaataatttcatactgATCAACATTTTTCTTAGTTTCATCCAGGCACATATGCAAAGCACTCAGAGCTTCCTTAGTCAAGGTATAAAATTCCTTCTCAACACATGATAATTTTGCTTCATTTTCCAATTTTGATGCTCTAATGTTATCTGTCAATGACAGAGCAGATATTTTTTTGCCATATGTAGCTTCAACAATATTCAGACACCTTCCGGCATCAGTCAATTTTTGCGATAACTGATGTTTAGCTACAAAAACTTTCTCAAATATCACATCAGCTTCAAGCTTCCTAGATATcagtttccaacatacttctcCCAGTTTCAAGGATGATGATCGTGCCTCTGCTAAACATTCCTTCATTTGCTTATTTTGGCTGATTAGTTCTTTTACTTCATCtttcatactcaagttcttggCAAGAAGTGGCTGGATTTGAGCATTTAATGTTTCTatctcaattttttgtttattactaCTCTCTAACAATAAACAATTTTCTTTCTCCAATGTGGTAACAGTATCTGATAACTGTTTTACTTCCATATCCAACTTCTtacttatttcttcttttattttgtaGGCCTGTACCTCACTGTGAAGGGAAGTATTATCTGCCATGAGTGTACAATTCTGTTTAGCTATAACTTCATTTAGTTTTTTCATTTCATTAGTATCTgcctgaaatttaattatttcattttgaagaaatTTGTACTTTGAACAAATAGCAAGTACAAATTCATAGAACACATTAAGTATggcattaaataattttaaatttttcatgttgTTTGACTCTGTAATGATGGTACAGTCATTGCCACCAGTAGAATCGCATTCAGACTTTGTCAATTTGTCATCAATGTCACCTATATGTTCAACATTTATTGCAAACAATTTGTCAAAGGTTTCTTCCTGCAATGATCCATATTCAGCTAAATTTTCACGGACATCAACAAAATTACTTATAACATGTTTAAATTCAGATAAAACTTGGTGTAACtcattttggaaaatatttagagtTCCTGAagttttttgaacattgttttccaatgCTTGAATTTCCTCCTGTGCCTGACAGAGGTCTAATTTGAAACTGTCTCTCTCCTGTGTGACTCTTGTTAGTTCTTTGTTGAATGAAGCCTGTATTTCAACAACTTTATTATGTGCCTTTGTGATGTTTTCTTGAGTTTCCTTTAGAATCTTTGATTTTTCCTCAAGTAATTCTATGTTGTTCTGTTTTTCCTTATTAAGTTCAATTTCTAAAGTCTCAAATTTCTTTGTGAGATGCTGCTTATGCTTCTCAAGGGTTGTGATCTGCGACTCGAGTGACAGAGTTTTACTCGACAGTTGTTCTATTTCTTGTTCTAAAATTTGATTCTTCTGCTGATAAACCTCATTTTggattttgttattgtttttcagATTCACAAGATCGATATTAGCTCTCTCAAGTTGTGACCATAATTCACTTTTCTGCTCTTCTAAGCCCAGTAACCTGTTTTCTGCCATCTTTGCACTTTCAAGAAGGGTATTATTAtcgaatttcagctgtttctcttgtAATGATAACTCCTGATTAATTGCTTTTAGCTCCAGGATCTCTGCTCTCAAAGAATTAGCAGCTTCATTTAGTTCTTTCACAACAGCCTTTTCAGTTTCCAGTTTTCTAAATGAAGAATCTCGCTCTTCCTCCAGCACATGCACCCTACACtgaatttctgtcagtttcaaagTAAGTGTTTCATTTTGTGTTTCGTAATTCTTGCACTGAACTGACAGATCATCTTTTAGCTTTTCTAGCTCTCCAATTTGATGATTTGAAGTTTTTAAATCGGCTTCAAGTTTCAACACTGATGACTTGCACTCATTCAATTCATGAGAAAGTGCCATTCTTTCTGCCTGCTCATCCGAAAGCCTCTTTTTAACTTCATTCATTTCATTCATAAGTAATTCATTTTCACTTGTCAGATGACATTTATCTGTCACAGCATTATCTAAAGACAATCTGAGTTTTTCTGCTGTCCTTAAAGATTCATCAAGTTCCTCCGTTAGAGCTTTAAGTTTTTGCTTATCAGCTTGATGTTGTTTTAAAATTTCATCCCTCTCTTCACATTTGCTGTGTAATAGAGCATCCATTTCCACTACTCGTTCATTCAGACCACACTTCTCTTTTTCCAGCAAACTATTCTGCAGAGATAAACATTCTATTTCCTTTTGAAGcgaatctaattttgcttttaCTTGCTGCAGTTCTTCTTGCAGATCACCTTGTAGAGCAATCTAAAAAAGAAACGGATTTATTAGTCACTTCACAAACTGATGTTCTACTTTTTAGTTCACAGGTGGCTACTTAAAAAATCAATAATCTGTATTGGACTAATATTCAAACACTAACATGCtttgaaatattaaatattttgaaatttgtgataacaaaactcgacaaaatttaaatttcaacgttaggttaaaaacacagaatttttCTATGTATAATGCAATtacctgagaattccaggttttccagaagaatccCCACCCTGTTATAGCATACAAAAATCAGACCTACCATTACTGctgaaaggaaaccaaacaaaaatacaaTACCTTTTCTTCAAGTTGTATCCTTAATTTCTTGTTTTCCTCTATTTGCTCATGGAGCTGCAGATCAACTACAGTTTGTCCAAGGTTTTCAGCACTATCtgtaaaaaaacataaattacaactttttccttattctccagtttgaaattgtgtgttacACTATATATGATGCAATTTGAAACAGCTTACTTTTCATATGTTATctgcaaaacaaatattatatAGTTTTCACAAGGAATCTGGCTCCAGTCTTAAACCAATAAGGTCAATCTTATACCATGTAGCTATAAATAGCTGGACCTATTTgataatgtcagtatagaaacaagGATTAATGATCATGATGTCACTACAACTACTATGATGATGAAAGttgataaatcagtcaagaaggataggagagtgtttctgctagatagagcagataagccgtTATTAGCATCTcggacagtgaattggcatcacttagttccagtaagattgcTGTAGAGGAATTgtggacaaagtttaagcagattgtaaatcatggtctggagagatgtGTCTCTTGGACAAAGGTTGGCagacccaccacggtttaataatgaaattcggcaGATGCTGAGCagacagaggctgttgcactctcagttcaaaagggaaAACACAAATGACAAGTGAAGGTTAGAAGAGATTCCTGTGTTTGTGGAAAGACCTATGCGCAAAGCATgtaacaactaccactgtcacactTCAGCAAACCATCTGGAAGATAACCCAAGAAAATTCTTACATAAAATTGCTAaacaggtctaaggcttccattcagtcccttgttggccagtctggtcaaaaccaaagttttaaatttcagatccaaGGAAACGTCCCCACAGAAGGATCATACAAATATACCATTATTTGACCACtggacagattcccgtatggatgaCAGAAATAAGCACAACTGGCTTAGAGAGACAGCTGAGAGATTTGAAAGCAAATGAAACATCGCGTCCGGATGGAACcgtagttcgattttacaaagagtattctacggcattgtccctttacctagcttgcatttaccatgaatctctcgcccagcacaaagccctaagtgactggaaaaaagcgcaggtgattccagtatataagaagagtaaaggaATGGACTCGCAAAattagaccaatatctctaacttaTGTTTGGTGCAGACTccctgaacatattctcagttccaatagaataaactttcttgagactgagaagcttatgtccacggatcagcatggttttagaatgcACTGCGTGTGCAAAACGcagattgcccttttctcaaactatatactgagaactatggatgaaaggcaacaggcagattccatatttgtagacttccagaaagcatttgacatggtgctgccccactgcaggctgttaacgaaggtacgatcatATGGATTACGCTTACAGATATgtcagtggcttgaagacttcttgaataatagaacccagtacgttgtcctcaacggagggtgttcatcaaagacaaaggTATTGTCacgagtgccccagagaagtgtgataggactgctgctgttctctgtatacataaatgatttgatggacagggtgggcagcaatctgcggttgtttgctgatgtctTCATGTATGCTAAGGTTTCTAAGTTGAGTGACGGCaggaagatgcaagacgacttggacaagattttcagttggtatgatgaatggcagctagccctaaatgtgaaaaaatgtaagtaaatgcacttgagtaggaagatcaagcttgtaatgtttggatacagtattactagtgtcctgtctGACACAGtagagtcatttaaatatctgggcataacactgtaaagcaatatgaggtggaacaagTTTGTGAGAACTGTGGAAGGGAAGATGTAGGGTCGActgatttattgagagaatttgAGGAAAGAGTGGTCCACCTATAAAGGAGACAGTACATAGGACaccggtgcgacctattcttgaatactgctcgaatgtttgggatccataccaagtcagattaaaggaagacatcgaagcaattcagaggctgccagatttgttactggtaggttcgaacaatgcttaagtgttatggagatgcttcaggaagtcaaatgggaataCATGGAGGGAAAGcaacgttcttttcaagaaacactgttgaaaaaatttagagaactggcatttgaagctaactgccaaacgatctactgccaccaacatacattgcctttaacaaccacaaagataagatatgagaaattagcgcTCTTATAAAGACGTAtagacagtcacttttccctctctctgttttcgagtggaacaggaaaggaaatgacaagtagaggtacaggataccctccgccgcacaccgtatcGTAGCTTGTGGAGTAGCTAAGTAGATGTCAATATAAATAGCGGAATTGGTAAAAGTGGAATTTTAAGCTGGGTTTTGCCATCATATTCTAGCCTTTTTGTAACAAATATAAGTTCCCTTTAGTGTAACGTCAAACTGAAGTGATATTTGCTGATATTGAAATGTCTGCAAAGTGATGACAGCAGCAAGAGAACTTATGTGCTAACAGGGATCAGTCTgaagttaaaaatattgcttttaaCCATGTGAAGGCACACATGTGAAAGCTTAAAAATTAGTCCCAATGCATCTAGATCCTTGCCTTTTGCATACCCAACAAAGTTCATACTAATTAAGGCCTCCCATGTTAATTTATTCTATTAGCAACAGTAAGACTATGTGTAAGTTGCCTTTCTTACAAGAAGTCAATCCTGTGGAATTAGTCTGAGACCCCAAGAGATGCCCGAAATGGAATGAGGATGAAAAAACTTAATTATGATTAGAATGTAAGTAGTGGTATAATGAACCTTACCAGTAGGATTATTTGCCTACACTACTAATTTCAAAATAGTACCCTGTGTTCAAGCTACAACTGTGCAACTCAGAGTGTTTGTAATGTAAAATGCTACACCACCATGTCAAatttaatttacaattaaaaaactACATGGAACTGGCTGTTCCAGCTAGCACACCCACAAACAAGCCAggcacaggtgaacagtggtgTGCCAACATCTGATGAGCAGGTAGTCAGGCAACCAGGGAGTATCCTTGCAATCCTATTGTACTGGCAGAGTGATTGTCGGAAGGGGTGGCAAACTGCCTAGCACATTTGCAAAATTCATGGAATTTGGCTGCCTGGTGGGTAGCTTATAACAACTATGCTATGCCGCAAGCAAGCAGCATTGTAACAGTCTGATAGAGTCCCCAAAATGCCACGATACGTGGGAAGGCAGTGCACAAGGAAATATAAACAAACTTTTCAACAAACCAATGTAGTGGTAATAAATTTTTGCAGAAAAATCACATAACTTACATCAGCGCACTCCAAAATCAATTGGACATATAATTTTTCTAAATTGGTTCAGACTGTGTATTTCATTGCTCCACATTTGAACTCCACTTTTCTACTGATGTCAGAGACTATGGTTGTAATGAAAGAACAGCATTTGGAATCTGGTGACCGGACTGACAACCCGAAACAAACAGTTTCACTACTGGAAGGGTGGTGAAGAACAGCATTAAAGAATAATAAGGatgacaaatgaaaaaagaaatgcaaacaGCAGCAATTGCAACAAACTGTGACAAGA contains these protein-coding regions:
- the LOC124798027 gene encoding myosin-9-like isoform X1, with product MALLQWQDVVFNWINCVFDDVDVTCFTKGARGRLLARLLKLTSDDVTWKEAEVFDTDVMEGLTSFIKEHFPSYYLDSELYRVMSDEDCEELLCLLSLILFYCTMRSSASDWIQNALCCRLSEEMQVRVKTFIEKIPNDTSAVTKTLVKEATLESGLYSGSPPVMFSYSPQTNSLLKGQQNATPLKCYFQSPLIQQQKRSVIENREVRKLKSQLDSVTYEYTDLQEELQQAQEQIRILNEKYQEKAQELAKLHKEMDSREQEASVPNDKNCKCEMSQKLKRELKSTQNYVKVLEDKMSDAEGVNYKLEKRAKHAEHCSTNFKKKVDEYESTLHKMQEDLRTAEERIKELVEQNMELNDFIEKQRKVQDSSTDLEMSVIATLPDSAENLGQTVVDLQLHEQIEENKKLRIQLEEKIALQGDLQEELQQVKAKLDSLQKEIECLSLQNSLLEKEKCGLNERVVEMDALLHSKCEERDEILKQHQADKQKLKALTEELDESLRTAEKLRLSLDNAVTDKCHLTSENELLMNEMNEVKKRLSDEQAERMALSHELNECKSSVLKLEADLKTSNHQIGELEKLKDDLSVQCKNYETQNETLTLKLTEIQCRVHVLEEERDSSFRKLETEKAVVKELNEAANSLRAEILELKAINQELSLQEKQLKFDNNTLLESAKMAENRLLGLEEQKSELWSQLERANIDLVNLKNNNKIQNEVYQQKNQILEQEIEQLSSKTLSLESQITTLEKHKQHLTKKFETLEIELNKEKQNNIELLEEKSKILKETQENITKAHNKVVEIQASFNKELTRVTQERDSFKLDLCQAQEEIQALENNVQKTSGTLNIFQNELHQVLSEFKHVISNFVDVRENLAEYGSLQEETFDKLFAINVEHIGDIDDKLTKSECDSTGGNDCTIITESNNMKNLKLFNAILNVFYEFVLAICSKYKFLQNEIIKFQADTNEMKKLNEVIAKQNCTLMADNTSLHSEVQAYKIKEEISKKLDMEVKQLSDTVTTLEKENCLLLESSNKQKIEIETLNAQIQPLLAKNLSMKDEVKELISQNKQMKECLAEARSSSLKLGEVCWKLISRKLEADVIFEKVFVAKHQLSQKLTDAGRCLNIVEATYGKKISALSLTDNIRASKLENEAKLSCVEKEFYTLTKEALSALHMCLDETKKNVDQYEIIFKKISKMKFMKTSEDAPGCVTDLSSMENALSDKCEESSSTDSFDFITLTELTLKSIESRICGMLSQMELVLESCRSLETKCNETFDVKPDSLTSSSSLNVLNPKTRPCSGCDLSSEDDGWNPEDSLEPKNSHHDEMDKQHCFDTAARKEDLEKTLSVYKVKTQQLNEELLSVKLSLSVSESEKSEFQKQLMEVSNENSILRKENAALSTLNSKLEDKLKEMEQNFKIRGENYTHHLSTSYATLKSEHSAIKAKLSEKENEVLEQKKLNIKLNNQFQKEMQIKLAEIREEYEQKLENLKSKMRVAYQEEVGKIREKLTAAEEKMLWYQNTNTKLKSKYQEVCSRLASESKEKNFLEKHLYKTQNSDGRMALTSVGDVPGELSVQCSASEDPVFALPQDMDKRQSIASVVDERITYVTRRSVHKAVPAGMGRVFHEEDEEGEVFNNTYLSDVKAGRCNFRVEDSNNRISELQYRNSLCPPHLKSSYPAETQFHDPSVVKDDDIKLGLIDMDHFDSLSTSCLLPEEKPRKKDKGQITYNKPGPPTPGKKGRLSLQGTDASQTPRSILKEFNESTSSRKGNTPSRIKALFSTKSTRRDENVPVTPRGRGLSLFRKPTKSRLP
- the LOC124798027 gene encoding myosin-9-like isoform X2, whose translation is MALLQWQDVVFNWINCVFDDVDVTCFTKGARGRLLARLLKLTSDDVTWKEAEVFDTDVMEGLTSFIKEHFPSYYLDSELYRVMSDEDCEELLCLLSLILFYCTMRSSASDWIQNALCCRLSEEMQVRVKTFIEKIPNDTSAVTKTLVKEATLESGLYSGSPPVMFSYSPQTNSLLKGQQNATPLKCYFQSPLIQQQKRSVIENREVRKLKSQLDSVTYEYTDLQEELQQAQEQIRILNEKYQEKAQELAKLHKEMDSREQEASVPNDKNCKCEMSQKLKRELKSTQNYVKVLEDKMSDAEGVNYKLEKRAKHAEHCSTNFKKKVDEYESTLHKMQEDLRTAEERIKELVEQNMELNDFIEKQRKVQDSSTDLEMSVIATLPDSAENLGQTVVDLQLHEQIEENKKLRIQLEEKIALQGDLQEELQQVKAKLDSLQKEIECLSLQNSLLEKEKCGLNERVVEMDALLHSKCEERDEILKQHQADKQKLKALTEELDESLRTAEKLRLSLDNAVTDKCHLTSENELLMNEMNEVKKRLSDEQAERMALSHELNECKSSVLKLEADLKTSNHQIGELEKLKDDLSVQCKNYETQNETLTLKLTEIQCRVHVLEEERDSSFRKLETEKAVVKELNEAANSLRAEILELKAINQELSLQEKQLKFDNNTLLESAKMAENRLLGLEEQKSELWSQLERANIDLVNLKNNNKIQNEVYQQKNQILEQEIEQLSSKTLSLESQITTLEKHKQHLTKKFETLEIELNKEKQNNIELLEEKSKILKETQENITKAHNKVVEIQASFNKELTRVTQERDSFKLDLCQAQEEIQALENNVQKTSGTLNIFQNELHQVLSEFKHVISNFVDVRENLAEYGSLQEETFDKLFAINVEHIGDIDDKLTKSECDSTGGNDCTIITESNNMKNLKLFNAILNVFYEFVLAICSKYKFLQNEIIKFQADTNEMKKLNEVIAKQNCTLMADNTSLHSEVQAYKIKEEISKKLDMEVKQLSDTVTTLEKENCLLLESSNKQKIEIETLNAQIQPLLAKNLSMKDEVKELISQNKQMKECLAEARSSSLKLGEVCWKLISRKLEADVIFEKVFVAKHQLSQKLTDAGRCLNIVEATYGKKISALSLTDNIRASKLENEAKLSCVEKEFYTLTKEALSALHMCLDETKKNVDQYEIIFKKISKMKFMKTSEDAPGCVTDLSSMENALSDKCEESSSTDSFDFITLTELTLKSIESRICGMLSQMELVLESCRSLETKCNETFDVKPDSLTSSSSLNVLNPKTRPCSGCDLSSEDDGWNPEDSLEPKNSHHDEMDKQHCFDTAARKEDLEKTLSVYKVKTQQLNEELLSVKLSLSVSESEKSEFQKQLMEVSNENSILRKENAALSTLNSKLEDKLKEMEQNFKIRGENYTHHLSTSYATLKSEHSAIKAKLSEKENEVLEQKKLNIKLNNQFQKEMQIKLAEIREEYEQKLENLKSKMRVAYQEEVGKIREKLTAAEEKMLWYQNTNTKLKSKYQEVCSRLASESKEKNFLEKHLYKTQNSDGRMALTSVGDVPGELSVQCSASEDPVFALPQDMDKRQSIASVVDERITYVTRRSVHKAVPAGMGRVFHEEDEEGEVFNNTYLSDVKAGRCNFRVEDSNNRISELQYRNSLCPPHLKSSYPAETQFHDPSVVKDDDIKITYNKPGPPTPGKKGRLSLQGTDASQTPRSILKEFNESTSSRKGNTPSRIKALFSTKSTRRDENVPVTPRGRGLSLFRKPTKSRLP